The DNA segment ATCAGAGCGGTGAGGTCGAGCCCTGTAACCCCCTTCACGCTGCGATGGCCGAGCTCGAGCAGCGCGCCGTCGGAGCGCACGACCTTGAGACCGAGCACCGCCTCGCGGGTCACGCCGTACTTCGCGCAGAGCAGACCGCCGGCGCCCGTCGCGATATTGCCGCCGATCGTCGAAATGGCCTTGCTCGCGGGGTCCGGGGCGAACCAGAGTCCGTGCCCCTCGAGGGCGACGTTCAGGTCGGCGTTGATGACGCCGGGCTCGACGACGGCGAGCTCGTCGGCGGGGGCGATCTCGAGCACCCGATTCATCCGAATCGTCGACAGGACGATCTCCCCCGCGCCGGCGATGCTGCCGCCGGCGAGCCCGGTGCCCGCCCCTCGCGTCACGACCGGAACCCGATGTGCCGTCGCGATCCGCAGGGTGGCCTGCACATCGGCGATCGAGGCGGCGAAGACCACTGCGAGGGGCGCGGACTGTGAGCGATGCCCCGACTTGTCGGCTCTCGCAGCGTCGAGGACCCCCGTGTCCACCGACACCGCATCGCCGAGGGCCGAGCGCAGCGCGCCGACGACGGCTGCACCGTCGCCGCCGTCGCGAGGCTGGATCACCACCCCGCCATCTTCCCGATCATCGCCTCGATGCGCGCGCGGGTGGGAATAGACGGCACGGCCCCGAGCGCCTGCACCGACAGGGCAGCCGCGGCGCTCGCGAATGCGGCCGCCGCGGTCAGGTCGAGCCCCTGTGCGATCGCGGCGGCGAACGCACCGCAGTAGGTGTCGCCGGCGCCGGTGGTGTCGACCGCGGTCACGACGGAGGCGGCAACCCGTCCCGCTTCAACACGATCGGCGTAGAGCACCGACCCCTGCGAGCCGAGCGTCACGATGAGCCGCGGCACGCGTGCGGCGAGCGCGGAGGAGGCGCGATCGAGATCGTCGTCGCCGGCGACGAGGCACGCCTCGTGCTCGTTCACGATGAGGTAGTCGAGGTGGTCGAGGATCTCGTCGGGCAACTTCCGGGCCGGTGCGGCGTTGAGCATGACCGTGGTGCCTGCCGAGCGGGCTGCCGCCGCGGCCTCGATCACAATCGGGAGCGGGAGTTCGAGCTGCATGAGGAGCACCGCCGCCTCGGCGATCGCCGCCCGTGCCTCGCTCGCGAGGTTGAGCATGGTCGCGTTCGCGCCGGATGCGACGATGATCGTATTCTCGCCGTTGCCATCCACGACGATGAAGGCCTGCCCCGTCGGCGCCGTGGAGCGCCGCACGAGATCAGCGCCGATGCCGTCCGCGGAGAGGACCTCGGCGAGCGCGTCGCCGTGGTCGTCGCTGCCGAGTGCGCCGACGAAGGCGGTGGGTGCCCCGGCTCGGGCGGCGGCGACCGCCTGATTCAGGCCCTTTCCGCCAGGATAGAGCGCTGCGGAGTTTGCGAGGACCGTCTCGCCGGGCGACGGCGCGCGGTCCAGCGCGAAGACGATGTCCATGTTGGCGCTGCCGATGACGACGACGCCTGCGTGTTGGGGGTCCATTTCGTTTCACTGTAGATGAGAACGGGTGCACAAATCCGCGTGCCGGCCGGATGCGGTCATGTCCGATTCCCGCTGGCGATCGCCACCGGGCCGTGCCACAGTCAATGGGTGAGCTTCAGCGCCGCGGTC comes from the Marisediminicola antarctica genome and includes:
- a CDS encoding ribokinase; the encoded protein is MDPQHAGVVVIGSANMDIVFALDRAPSPGETVLANSAALYPGGKGLNQAVAAARAGAPTAFVGALGSDDHGDALAEVLSADGIGADLVRRSTAPTGQAFIVVDGNGENTIIVASGANATMLNLASEARAAIAEAAVLLMQLELPLPIVIEAAAAARSAGTTVMLNAAPARKLPDEILDHLDYLIVNEHEACLVAGDDDLDRASSALAARVPRLIVTLGSQGSVLYADRVEAGRVAASVVTAVDTTGAGDTYCGAFAAAIAQGLDLTAAAAFASAAAALSVQALGAVPSIPTRARIEAMIGKMAGW